In Candidatus Poribacteria bacterium, the sequence TGGACCTGGGACAGCCCGGATCGTTCGGCGTGGGCATACAGCTTCGCGGCATCGGCGCGCCGGGATCGCCTGAGCCGCCATCGGGGTCGCGCGAAGGTTCGCGCGTCGTATTCGGAAAGCACATGGGCAGCGAGGGCTGGTATCAGGACTCGCCCGCTGCTCCGCTTCGGACTGCGCCGTCGGTCTCCGTCATACCCCCTGCTGGCGACGAGTCGTCCGTCTTCCGCACCGTAAGAGTGGCGTTCAGCCGATGGCAGGACGTCGTCGAAACGCATGTGCTGCACGGGGCGGAATGGATATGGGTCGGCGAAGCGCGGTCCCGGCGCGATGCCATGCGCGCCGCACTGACCGCGAAGGCATCTGGTGTCGGCGTTGCGGTCGATGTCCGGTTCAGAAACGTGCGCATCTACGCTGCCCATGACCCGGTGCGCGTTCTCGTCGGGTCGGGAGACGCGATGAGGGACTCTGTCGTCGTGCTTTCATCGCCAGACGGCAACGAAGCATTGGCAGAAGCGAGGGTCGGTTCCGACGGCGCGGCGTTGCTGATGCTGCCGGAAGACGCCGTGTTCCCCATGTCCGGGACTCTGAGCGTGTGCATCCGAGGCCGCGCTCTCGATCAGCGGCGTATCGAGGCGAGCGGCGTCGAGGGCATCTATCCAGGCGATGTGTACAGCGCGATGGTTCCGCTGTTCCACATCTGAACCGAATCTGAAACGAGCCCATGACGTGGACGAGAGAACGCGCTACTGTCCTGAGTTGGGAAAGTTCCCACACAGCCAACGGAGGGAGCCGTCCAATGCAGACACGAGCCATCGATTTCGTTGTGTACGCCGTGTCAGACGTGGGCAAGGCGATCTCGTTCTACCGGGACACGCTGGGAATGCCGTTGGATACCGTCGTGGAGGGCGCGTGGGCGGAGTTCTCGCTCGTGCCGGTGACCCTGGCTCTCGTGGGTCCACCGTGGGCGGAAGCACCACGACGCGGCGACCGTGGGGGAGCGACGGTGGCGCTCGCCGTGGATGATGTCACGCGGGCGGTCACAGAGCTGCGAGCGAAGGGCGTCCAGGTTTTCGTCGAGCCGATGGAGACCTCCGTCTGCCACATGGCGATGATTGCGGACCCGGATGGAAACCGGATCTGGCTCCACCAGCGCAAAGATGGCACATGCGGTTAGCCAGTGAAGGCTCTGCGGCCGATCTTGCCAGTGTTCCTCGGTGGACCCAGCTAGACAGGACAGTGCCGTGGCAAAGCAGGCTGTGCGCGTCGATCGTGTCAGCACCGGCGTGTTCTGGGTAGAGATCCCGGACGCCGACTTGCGGATTGTCTGCGGTTGCCCTGCCGACAGCGTGAAGCACCTCATCAAGCACGGCTTCATCCGCGAGATCGAACAGGACGGCGTCCGCTTCGAGACGGGCCCCAATGCCATCCTGCTGTCCGACGAAATGGTCCAGAACGGAGATTTCGCGAACCTGGCGGAGTTCCCGGTGCTTCAGATGCTCTACCGCCAGGGGATGCTGATTCCCAAGCACCCGAACAACACGGGCACCAAGCCGCTCCTGATCGGGCTCTCGCAGCAGGTCCGCGCTCAGCTCCAGTACATCTACCGAGGCAACTACGGGCTCGTATCGGAGCAGGAACTGGCGGACGCCGGCATGGTCGGAGACGCGGCTTCGGATTTCATGCGCCTCAAGCTCAAGTTCGCGTTCGGACAGATTCGAGCATCCAACGAGTTGCTGGACACCCTGATCGTCCGCGAGGACCCGGTAGAAATCCGCGGAGGCGTGACCATTCGGCGCACCGCCGCGAACGTGTTCGAGCTGCGCTACAAATCCGAATCGGTCACGGTAGACCTGAACCTCGGTCCCGACGAGCGGTACGAGTGCCCATATTCATTGGGATTTCAAAGCATCGATCTCCCGTACTTCGGCGTCGTCCATTCGGGCGAGGGGGACGGATGGGATATCCACCGCCCGGCGGTTTCGAGCATCGTCGTGTTCCAGGGTCGCATCTACTTGATCGATGCGGGACCGAACCTGATCCACAACCTGAACTCGTTGGGGATCGG encodes:
- a CDS encoding VOC family protein, with the translated sequence MTWTRERATVLSWESSHTANGGSRPMQTRAIDFVVYAVSDVGKAISFYRDTLGMPLDTVVEGAWAEFSLVPVTLALVGPPWAEAPRRGDRGGATVALAVDDVTRAVTELRAKGVQVFVEPMETSVCHMAMIADPDGNRIWLHQRKDGTCG